Within Sorghum bicolor cultivar BTx623 chromosome 2, Sorghum_bicolor_NCBIv3, whole genome shotgun sequence, the genomic segment GTCATCGGGCTGCTCCCGGCAGAGTCGGCGGCAGTGGCTGCGGGCGGCGCCATCCCTGTGGCGTTCTACTTCGCTCTGCTGTCGCGATCGCTAACCCTGGAGCTGAGCGACGAAAGCCGGACGAAACTGCGAGAACAAGTTGCgtccaatctgcaattcgctcGCGTGGACGACCTGCCGCTGCCGGAGGAGGAAGAAGCCGACCGGTCCATCGCCGATAGCAGGGAGGTGAGGGCAATGGAAAGCATCGTGTCAAACCATGCCGCCTCCGTGCAAAGGAGAGGCGTGGAGGCcgtctccgagctgtgggatcGGTACCTCGTGCAGTTCGCTGGCGATCCGAAGCTCCGGCCGGAGAGGCTAGCTGAGCTGATCGGAGTCATTCCGGCCGGCGACCGGAAGACGCACAACCACTTGtacgaagcaatcaacacataTTTAGTGGTAAGACAGGTGTCCAATGCTCGATCGATCATGCCCACGACTGcgacatgtttgaatttttttgcTAACAAAGAAGTGGGTGCCAATTCTGTCATGGTGTAGGAGCATCAGGGTTTGTCCGGGGAGGAGAAGGCGACGCTGTGCGGCCACCTGGATTGCCGGAAGCTGTCTCACGAGGCGTGCATCCAGGCCGTGCAGAACGAGCGGATGCCGCTCCGGCTAATCGTGCAGGCGCTGTTCGTGCAGCAGCTGCACACGCACCGCGCCTTCACGGAGTGCTCCGACTCGTTCCGGTGCATGCACTCCGGGGAGCTCGTCCCGGGCGCCGGCGTGTACACGCCGAGCCCCGGGTGCCCCGCCGTCCCCACCAGCCAGCccctcagcagcagcagcccgtACGATAGCCACCGCGGCCCGCGCGACGCGAAGCTCCGCGCCCGCGACGACGCGTCGGACTACGAGACGgccagcttcaggatccaggcGCTGGAGCAGGAGATCATCTCGCTGAAGCAGACCCTGCAGCGGCACAACACACTCAAGGGCTCGGCCTCGGCTCGCAGGGAAAGCAAGGAGCCGAGCTTCAGGGTCGCTGCGGACGCGAGCACGCCGGCGATCATCAAACGCCGAGCCACGGTCTCCGGCAGCTGCATCGGATCCATGCGCTGGGGCTCGCAGCGCCGGTGCGCGAGCAGGATCCTGCGCGTCTTCGCGAGGCTAGCCGTGTTCGGGAGGGGTAGGTCGAGGGGGAAGCAGAGCAAGTGCAGCGCAGCAACAGAGCAGCC encodes:
- the LOC8078963 gene encoding BTB/POZ domain-containing protein At5g48130, with the translated sequence MKLVMGVDLETEVELSPAAKSEVAVFSPYSSPSTALLLQRRVVAWSKETGSPATVRVRLGDRSFDLHKDPLVSKCKYFSEASASIQSGDDDIELPASFPGVCEAFEAIALFCYGDAVALDPFNVAAVRCAAEFLGVAGLGARCDLYINQVVLQSWDDALIVLQRCQPLLPVAEELLIVSRCVESLAFMACMEILDPEQLRRDDLQPGGAGAATRALVGRRWDAELVKELAARDLWIKDLVALPFDFFERIVQALRRQGMKEKYVSPVVLFYANKWVLSKKTHKFWATTDDEAVDGETDANRRAAAILEGVIGLLPAESAAVAAGGAIPVAFYFALLSRSLTLELSDESRTKLREQVASNLQFARVDDLPLPEEEEADRSIADSREVRAMESIVSNHAASVQRRGVEAVSELWDRYLVQFAGDPKLRPERLAELIGVIPAGDRKTHNHLYEAINTYLVEHQGLSGEEKATLCGHLDCRKLSHEACIQAVQNERMPLRLIVQALFVQQLHTHRAFTECSDSFRCMHSGELVPGAGVYTPSPGCPAVPTSQPLSSSSPYDSHRGPRDAKLRARDDASDYETASFRIQALEQEIISLKQTLQRHNTLKGSASARRESKEPSFRVAADASTPAIIKRRATVSGSCIGSMRWGSQRRCASRILRVFARLAVFGRGRSRGKQSKCSAATEQPNCM